From Micromonas commoda chromosome 15, complete sequence, one genomic window encodes:
- a CDS encoding predicted protein has product MKLCPTSSDIHHPHTFIRRGKPVSHVEVEAGLLHFTRADVAVPAAVSPSTRCARARPRGASDTATVDAVKLPVAPILARVRGGSARIWFAHRRCHYPKAARRCPRYRVPGITRRLTRRPAR; this is encoded by the coding sequence ATGAAGCTATGCCCCACATCCAGTGACATCCATCATCCACACACATTTATCCGGCGTGGCAAACCCGTATCGCACGTTGAAGTCGAAGCAGGCCTTCTCCATTTCACAAGGGCCGATGTGGCAGTTCCTGCCGCCGTATCTCCTAGCACAAGATGTGCACGTGCACGACCCCGTGGTGCCTCCGACACTGCCACCGTTGACGCAGTAAAACTCCCCGTCGCTCCCATCCTTGCTCGAGTCCGTGGAGGAAGTGCACGGATTTGGTTCGCACATCGCCGTTGTCACTACCCCAAAGCTGCACGACGATGTCCCCGATACCGTGTACCCGGTATCACACGTCGGCTGACACGTCGACCCGCTCGCTAA
- a CDS encoding predicted protein produces the protein MSISERRRTRFLSDGGDSAGALLADVDVHGFSQVKTNSPVARLPDADWVRAMDAPDRHDTMVEATELAQNNEYKSYHSGVVIASYCVVAVVAVLAARDVQKQRAARPGGVSADLVGAAAGKDGVSRFALGLGRLFWLLFGVFFVGYHLCYENILHHTDGMEYLSDWTIVLLCFVMGLLSWHSLVKDPEGSVPGWVTELAVIAYAVAWSSNIMSTVGAWYSFFFYPICETLEGVNNWPWCYLEWYRLTEHGLNMLVLLGDWRWGCVPLRRKDLGWSVLFLEVYALWAWYLMFKTGRCPYDMFDFATGWGELPWLMAALGGIAICHALARWAHVRRDDAAGRDPEGEGGGTLPTRARQGGGYKSLDGSG, from the exons atGTCGATATCcgagcgtcggcggacgcgcttCCTCagtgacggcggcgactcggCCGGTGCCCTCCTCGCAGACGTGGACGTTCACGGCTTTTCTCAAGTGAAAACGAACTCGCCGGTCGCGAGACTCCCGGACGCAGACTGGGTGAGGGCCATGGACGCACCGGACAGGCACGACACCATGGTGGAGGCCACGGAGCTGGCCCAAAACAACGAGTACAAGTCGTATCACTCCGGCGTGGTGATCGCGAGCTactgcgtcgtcgcggtcgtggcggtgctcgccgcgcgcgacgtgcaGAAACAGCGCGCGGCTCGGCCGGGTGGCGTGAGCGCCGATCTGGTGGGCGCGGCTGCGGGAAAGGACGGAGTGAGCAG GTTCGCGCTGGGCCTCGGACGCTTGTTCTGGCTCCTCTTCGGCGTCTTCTTCGTCGGGTACCACCTGTGCTACGAGAACATCCTGCACCACACCGACGGCATGGAGTACCTCAGCGACTGGACCATAGTCTTGCTCTGTTTCGTCATGGGATTACTGTCGTGGCACTCTCTGGTGAAGGACCCCGAAGGCTCCGTGCCCGGGTGGGTCACGGAACTCGCCGTCATCGCTTACGCCGTGGCGTGGAGCAGCAACATCATGTCCACCGTGGGCGCGTGGTACAGCTTCTTCTTCTACCCCATATGCGAGACGCTCGAAGGGGTGAACAACTGGCCGTGGTGCTACCTGGAGTGGTACAGGCTGACCGAGCACGGGCTGAACATGCTGGTTCTGCTCGGGGACTGGAGGTGGGGGTGCGTTCCGCTGCGACGAAAAGACTTAGGGTGGAGCGTGTTGTTTCTGGAGGTGTACGCGCTGTGGGCGTGGTATCTGATGTTCAAAACGGGCCGATGTCCGTACGACATGTTTGACTTTGCCACCGGGTGGGGCGAGCTGCCGTGGTTGATGGCCGCGTTGGGCGGGATCGCGATCTGTCACGCGCTGGCGAGGTGGGCGCACGTTCGtagggacgacgcggcggggcgggatCCGGAGGGCGAAGGGGGCGGGACGCTGCCGACGCGTGCACGTCAAGGGGGCGGGTACAAATCCCTGGACGGATCCGGGTAG
- a CDS encoding predicted protein, whose product MSDGAGEAVENAPAVATTDPPTTPVARVASTDAVVIGGTSGGGDDDPTPPAFSTEDLARMEEERVRVQELYLREADLKRREKAVAVAELSSPESLAAMNAERMRRAENFRLEALAKKATRGKDDAPPPPTAAAATSPVIPAETTWMERERLERRRRYELEAYERRRAAERAVTAEDVLRRKEAEASARRAMAEAMYAPSFVPPPSAVLGPNGSALGGNGDDDDAVETVTLEEVLHAATTTTAADAAADAAADDDAPGVVERGPETRFDEGDARGSDSGDATPDEGKGGGAADENDDDDADEIDAIADRLAAAADEDEAWDELDANGGVIAYGRIPWPNELDDISNHRLPASVERARLDRLASRFDPDEFLATYGDRVDEADGTRVMEKVREVSRAVQERRAALRRDS is encoded by the coding sequence atgagcgacggcgcgggggaggccGTCGAgaacgcccccgcggtggcgacgaccgatccaccgacgacgccggtcgcgcgcgtcgcatcgacCGACGCCGTTGTTATCGGGGGAACCTCCGGCGGAGGTGACGACGATCCGACTCCCCCCGCGTTCAGTACggaggacctcgcgcggatggaggaggagcgcgtgcgcgtgcaGGAGCTCTACCTGCGCGAGGCGGACCTCAAGCGCCGCGAGaaggcggtcgcggtcgccgagctGTCGTCCCCggagtccctcgcggcgatgaacgccgaGCGCATGAGACGAGCCGAGAACTTcaggctcgaggcgctcgcgaagaaggcgacgcgagggaaagacgacgcgccgccgccgcccaccgccgcggccgcgacgtcgcccgtcATCCCGGCCGAGACGACGTGGATGGAACGCGAGCGACTCGAACGCAGGCGCCGGTACGAGCTGGAGGCTTacgaacggcggcgagcggcggaacgcgccgtcaccgccgaggacgtgctTCGAAGgaaagaggcggaggcgtcagcgaggcgggcgatggcggaggcgatgtACGCACCGTCGttcgtcccgccgccgagcgcggtgctcggCCCGAACGgctcggcgctcggcgggaacggcgacgacgacgacgcggtggagacggtgaccctcgaggaggtgctgcacgcggcgacgacgacaaccgccgccgacgccgccgccgacgccgccgccgacgacgacgcgccgggagTCGTCGAGAGGGGACCGGAGACGCGgttcgacgagggcgacgcgcgcgggagcgatAGCGGGGATGCGACGCCCGACGAGGGCAAAGggggtggcgccgccgacgagaacgacgacgatgacgcggatgagatcgacgccatcgccgatcgtctcgccgcggccgccgacgaggacgaggcgtgggacgagctcgacgcgaacggcggcgtgaTCGCGTACGGACGAATACCGTGGccgaacgagctcgacgatATCTCCAATCATCGGCTCCCGGCGAGTGTCGAGCGAGCTCGGCTGGATCGGCTCGCGTCTAGGTTTGACCCGGATGAGTTTCTCGCGACGtacggcgatcgcgtcgacgaagcGGACGGGACGCGGGTGATGGAGAAGGTGCGGGAGGTTTCGCGGGCGGTGCAGgaacggcgcgcggcgctgcgaaGAGACTCGTGA
- a CDS encoding cation diffusion facilitator family (cation efflux) has product MSGANTPAAASDAPAAVRTFSRGGKDEPDARDDDCDSRASSSGDRPDDQLERQCGEWCVPLDDLDDNDTSASDAEYFSTVVWTAAMGTAVDAVLAVVKFAAGFAFASSALVADAVHSASDVVSDLVVIAAARYASAPPDARYPYGRGRWEAVATLFVSVALAWAASTLIVEFAERLAAAYDGPLGRHLGNPGAPPRSLLPSTRNALLEVLPANSGGASSTSILDDVAAAMRTEDPTDASHFRPSTKEADPNEGKTVGTAMDSAAVLVALLSVVAKEAAFQVTNRVANRIGSKVLAANAWHHRSDAVSAFAALVGVAGAAAGFAWLDAAAGVAVSALVLKAGWEIGKGATMALVDENAADGEVEEAVGAAASEALGTGAKSPTVAGLRARRVGRRTHVDCWVELDPASQTSVGDALRRTEELRAGVRRRLGNEAGDVTVQLRWKEEAYTGGAFMYAYL; this is encoded by the coding sequence ATGAGCGGCGCGAatacccccgccgccgcctctgatgcccccgcggcggttcgcactttttcgcgcggcgggaaaGATGagcccgacgctcgcgacgacgattgcgattcgcgcgcgtcttccTCCGGGGACCGCCCCGACGACCAGCTCGAGAGGCAGTGCGGGGAATGGTGCGTGcccctcgacgacctcgacgacaacgacacgtccgcgtcggacgccgaGTACTTCAGCACGGTCGTgtggaccgcggcgatgggaacagccgtcgacgcggtcctcgccgtcgtaaagttcgccgcggggttcgcattcgcatcctccgcgctcgtcgccgacgccgtgcacTCCGCATCGGACGTCGTCTCGGatctcgtcgtcatcgccgcggccaggtACGCCAGCGCGCCCCCGGACGCGAGGTATCCGTACGGCCGCGGGCGCTGGGAGGCGGTCGCCACCCTcttcgtctccgtcgcgctcgcgtgggcggcgtcTACGCTCATCGTGGAGTTTGCCGAGAGGCTCGCAGCGGCGTACGACGGTCCCCTCGGTCGGCACTTGGGCAACCCCGGGGCCCCACCGCGTTCGTTGCTCCCGAGCACCAGgaacgcgctgctcgaggtCCTCCCGGCGaacagcggcggcgcatcgtcgacgtcgatcctcgacgacgtcgcggcggcgatgcggacGGAGGACCCCACCGACGCTTCGCACTTCCGACCCTcgacgaaggaggcggaTCCTAATGAGGGAAAAACCGTCGGTACCGCCAtggactccgccgcggtgctcgtcgcgctcctgtccgtcgtcgccaaggaggcggcgttcCAGGTGACGAACCGCGTCGCGAACCGCATCGGGTCcaaggtgctcgcggcgaacgcgtggCACCACCgctccgacgccgtctccgccttcgccgcgctcgtgggcgtcgccggcgccgcagCCGGGTTCGCGTGGCTGGACGcagccgcgggggtcgcCGTGTCCGCGCTGGTGCTCAAAGCCGGGTGGGAGATCGGCaagggcgcgacgatggcgctcgtcgacgagaacgccgcggacggggaggtggaggaggcggtcggggccgccgcgtcggaggcgctagggacgggggcgaagagcccgaccgtcgcgggtcttcgcgcgaggcgcgtcgggcgaaGAACGCACGTGGACTGCTGGGTGGAGCTGGACCCGGCGTCGCAGACCAGCGTCGGGGACGCGTTGCGTCGAACGGAGGAGCTCCGGGCCGGCGTGCGGCGGAGACTGGGTAACGAAGCGGGGGACGTGACGGTGCAGCTTCGGtggaaggaggaggcgtacACCGGCGGGGCGTTCATGTACGCCTACCTGTGA
- a CDS encoding predicted protein, giving the protein MLRYKIIAFLALFVGLAAAQQKVMPSTYTAFTESPYPETSANQQKNLASDYIIYKGSMQPLKYTELIRSGEKVGGVTFAQIKTTAGATIPHSSTLTSVATITGMSADSKSATLAYDAAIGKEAAHSNTKVSNMEDFVSLLKTRNTASPNTVWAVVHLEDRPANIQVLELEQAAATGILTVKKIHKADFSADGGLIATCAGSVSPWNTHLGGEEWGVPSSLKWDSAVTGAYTSTSDLGGDVLSLRHLGLHDDDLATIKNSWTPYMHRWVNEVSIDDSSSVSSPTITATKHYSMGRYSIELPYCVGDFPQVCYITDDSNTGVAAMFVPDKANDLSSGELFAMKVTQTSTKGVGAGKFDVEWVSLGKASDSQVKTLMGTAGSYIKFTDMFEIGTKTAGPNGDYDFTCASGFKATVVDGGAMCLKLKTGMEIAASRFETRIYAAYVGASAQWRKLEGITWSKNRKEMYFAISSNEASMEHKLDSKGDHAEGDHIGIEKNTCGCVYRAPLDANNRIKSISPLVCGVPTSFNTEDKLGHTDGDDKCDIHNIANPDNVAFMNGHDILLIGEDTSKHKNNAVWAYHMETHALTRINTVVQEAETTGVWYHENINGWSYIMNQVQHPDEASTYGGAGTVGYLGPIKVPGVEAEPTQPVAITGATGTFFGESPYPETSAAQQSNMASPWIVYKGLFQKLQYTEIIRSGQKVGGVTFAELLDDSGKTMPHSSELGSVATITGMSDSGKSTLAYDAAIGKASKTKISNMEDFVSILKTRNKATPNTLWAAVHLEDRPANIQVLRLKQNPGTGILTPDKIFHADFSADSGLIATCAGSVSPWNTHLGGEEWGVPSSLKWDSAVTGAYTKTSDLGGDVLSLRHLSLHDDDLAKIKKSWTPYMHRWVNEVSIDDSKSADEPVITATKHYSMGRYSIELPYCVDATPQVCYITDDSNTGVAAMFVPDKANDLSSGELFAMKVTQTSAKGVGAGKFDVEWVSLGKASNAQVKALMTKADGSYIKFTDMFEIGTKTAGPNGDYDFTCASGFKATVVDGGAMCLKLKTGMEIAASRFETRIYAAYVGASSQWRKLEGITWSENRKEMYFAISSNEASMEHKLDSKGDHAEGDHIGIEKNTCGCVYRAPLDANNRIKSISPLICGVPKDKSFNTEDKLGHTDGDDDCDIHNIANPDNVAFMNGHDILLIGEDTSKHKNNAVWAYHMETHGLTRISTVVQEAETTGVWYHENINGWSYIMNQVQHPDEASTYGGAGTVGYLGPIKVPGTAAVGVDNGGKKAIELNAEAAKAAAVSGAVSFVTIVPAIFAAVLALMM; this is encoded by the coding sequence ATGCTCCGATACAAGATCATCGCCTTCCTGGCGCTGTTCGTAGGCCTGGCCGCTGCACAGCAGAAGGTCATGCCTTCCACGTACACGGCTTTCACGGAGTCTCCGTATCCGGAGACATCGGCGAATCAGCAGAAGAACTTGGCCTCCGATTACATAATCTACAAGGGCAGCATGCAACCCCTCAAGTACACCGAACTCATCCGCTCCGGCGAAAAGGTCGGCGGTGTCACCTTCGCCCAGATCAAGACCACAGCCGGCGCGACTATCCCTCACTCGTCGACTCTCACGAGCGTGGCCACAATCACCGGCATGAGTGCCGACAGCAAGTCCGCCACCCTCGCatacgacgccgcgatcggcaAAGAAGCTGCACACAGCAACACCAAGGTTTCCAACATGGAGGATTTCGTGTCTCTCCTCAAGACCCGCAACACCGCCAGTCCGAATACTGTCTGGGCCGTTGTGCATCTCGAGGATCGCCCCGCGAACATCCaggtcctcgagctcgagcaggcTGCAGCCACCGGTATCCTCACCGTCAAGAAAATTCACAAGGCTGACTtctccgccgacggcggcctcATCGCCACCTGCGCTGGTTCCGTTTCCCCGTGGAACACCCACCTTGGAGGCGAGGAGTGGGGCGTCCCGAGCTCCCTCAAGTGGGACAGCGCCGTCACCGGTGCCTACACGTCGACTTCGGATCTGGGCGGAGACGTTCTGTCGCTGCGCCATCTCGGCCTCCACGACGATGACCTCGCCACGATTAAAAACTCTTGGACTCCGTACATGCACCGCTGGGTCAACGAGGTCTCCATCGACGATTCCTCCAGCGTGTCAAGCCCGACCATCACTGCCACCAAGCACTACTCCATGGGCCGCTACTCCATCGAGCTCCCGTACTGCGTCGGCGACTTTCCCCAGGTGTGCTACATCACCGACGACTCCAacaccggcgtcgccgcgatgttTGTCCCTGACAAGGCCAACGACCTCTCCTCCGGCGAGCTTTTCGCCATGAAGGTCACGCAGACATCCAccaagggcgtcggcgccggcaagTTCGACGTCGAGTGGGTCTCCCTCGGCAAAGCCTCGGACTCGCAAGTCAAGACCCTCATGGGGACGGCCGGCAGCTACATCAAGTTCACCGACATGTTTGAAATCGGCACCAAGACCGCCGGCCCCAACGGCGATTACGACTTCACTTGCGCTTCCGGCTTCAAGgccaccgtcgtcgacggcggcgcgatgtgCCTCAAGCTCAAGACCGGCATggagatcgccgcctcccgatTCGAGACCCGCATCTACGCTGCCTACGttggcgcgagcgcccaGTGGCGCAAGCTCGAGGGCATCACCTGGTCAAAGAACCGCAAGGAGATGTACTTCGCCATCTCTTCCAACGAAGCTTCCATGGAGCACAAGCTTGACAGCAAGGGCGACCATGCGGAAGGTGATCACATCGGCATCGAGAAGAACACCTGCGGCTGCGTTTaccgcgcgcccctcgacgcCAACAACCGCATCAAGTCCATCTCTCCCCTCGTCTGCGGCGTCCCCACGTCCTTCAACACCGAGGACAAGCTTGGACAcacggacggcgacgacaaaTGCGACATCCACAACATCGCCAACCCCGACAACGTCGCGTTCATGAACGGCCACGACATTCTCCTCATCGGCGAGGACACCTCCAAGCACAAGAACAACGCCGTCTGGGCCTACCACATGGAGACCCACGCCCTCACCCGCATCAACACCGTCGTCCAGGAGGCCGAGACCACCGGCGTCTGGTACCACGAGAACATCAACGGCTGGTCCTACATCATGAACCAAGTTCAGCACCCCGACGAGGCCTCCACctacggcggcgccggcaccgTCGGCTACCTCGGACCCATCAAGGTTCCGGGTGTCGAGGCCGAACCCACCCAGCCCGTCGCCATCACCGGAGCAACCGGCACGTTCTTCGGAGAATCCCCCTACCCGGAGACCTCCGCTGCGCAACAGTCGAACATGGCCTCCCCTTGGATCGTGTACAAGGGCCTCTTCCAGAAGCTGCAGTACACCGAGATCATCCGATCCGGTCAGAAGGTCGGCGGTGTCAccttcgccgagctcctcgacgataGCGGCAAGACCATGCCGCACTCCTCGGAACTCGGGAGCGTGGCCACAATCACCGGCATGAGTGACAGCGGCAAGTCCACCCTCGCATACGACGCCGCAATCGGCAAGGCCAGCAAGACCAAGATCTCCAACATGGAGGATTTCGTATCCATCCTCAAGACCCGCAACAAGGCCACGCCAAACACTCTCTGGGCCGCCGTGCACCTCGAGGATCGCCCCGCGAACATCCAGGTCCTTCGTCTCAAGCAGAACCCCGGCACGGGCATCCTCACCCCTGACAAGATCTTCCACGCCGATTTCTCCGCCGACAGCGGCCTCATCGCCACCTGCGCTGGTTCCGTTTCCCCGTGGAACACCCACCTTGGAGGCGAGGAGTGGGGCGTCCCGAGCTCCCTCAAGTGGGACAGCGCCGTCACCGGTGCCTACACGAAGACTTCGGATCTGGGCGGAGACGTTCTGTCGCTGCGCCATCTCAGTCTCCACGACGATGACCTCGCCAAGATTAAGAAATCCTGGACTCCGTACATGCACCGCTGGGTCAACGAGGTCTCCATCGACGATTCCAAGTCCGCCGATGAGCCCGTCATCACTGCCACCAAGCACTACTCCATGGGCCGCTACTCCATCGAGCTCCCGTACTGCGTCGATGCTACTCCCCAGGTGTGCTACATCACCGACGACTCCAacaccggcgtcgccgcgatgttTGTCCCTGACAAGGCCAACGACCTCTCCTCTGGCGAGCTTTTCGCCATGAAGGTCACGCAGACATCCGccaagggcgtcggcgctggcAAGTTCGACGTCGAGTGGGTCTCCCTCGGCAAAGCCTCGAACGCGCAGGTCAAGGCCCTCATGACCAAAGCCGATGGCAGCTACATCAAGTTCACCGACATGTTTGAAATCGGCACCAAGACCGCCGGCCCCAACGGCGATTACGACTTCACTTGCGCTTCCGGCTTCAAGgccaccgtcgtcgacggcggcgcgatgtgCCTCAAGCTCAAGACCGGCATggagatcgccgcctcccgatTCGAGACCCGCATCTACGCCGCCTACGTTGGCGCAAGCTCCCAGTGGCGCAAGCTCGAGGGCATCACCTGGTCAGAGAACCGCAAGGAGATGTACTTCGCCATCTCTTCCAACGAAGCTTCCATGGAGCACAAGCTTGACAGCAAGGGCGACCATGCGGAAGGTGATCACATCGGCATCGAGAAGAACACCTGCGGCTGCGTTTACCGCGCGCCCCTTGACGCCAACAACCGCATCAAGTCCATCTCTCCCCTCATCTGCGGCGTCCCCAAGGACAAGTCCTTCAACACCGAGGACAAGCTGGGACAcacggacggcgacgacgattgcGACATCCACAACATCGCCAACCCCGACAACGTCGCGTTCATGAACGGCCACGACATTCTCCTCATCGGCGAGGACACCTCAAAGCACAAGAACAACGCCGTCTGGGCCTACCACATGGAGACCCACGGCCTCACCCGCATCAGCACCGTCGTCCAGGAGGCCGAGACCACCGGCGTCTGGTACCACGAGAACATCAACGGCTGGTCCTACATCATGAACCAAGTTCAGCACCCCGACGAGGCTTCCACctacggcggcgccggcaccgTCGGCTACCTCGGACCCATCAAGGTTCCGGGAACGGCCGCGGTTGGCGTGGACAACGGCGGGAAGAAGGCGATCGAGCTCAacgccgaagccgccaaGGCAGCCGCGGtctccggcgccgtctcTTTCGTGACCATCGTCCCCGCCATCTTCGCGGCCGTGCTTGCGCTCATGATGTGA